Proteins encoded within one genomic window of Candidatus Nanopelagicales bacterium:
- a CDS encoding acyl-CoA dehydrogenase, whose product MGHYKSNLRDIEFNLFEVFGAADRLGKGPFAEMDVDSARDLLRESEKLASGPIADSFVASDREPPVYDPAECTVTMNDEFKKSFQTLWDAGYWSAALPESLGGIGAPPSLNWAMAEMFLGANPALYMSLAGPGFAAILDALGTDEQQHWAQIMIERQWGATMVLTEPDAGSDVGAGRAKAVQQEDGTWHIEGVKRFITGGENDFNENIIHLTLARPEGATVGTKGLSLFVVPKFHFDTKTGEIGERNGVYTTNIEKKMGIKSSSTCELTYGEKQPAVGYLVGDVHDGIAQMFKVIEYARMLVGTKAIATLSTGYLNALDYAKNRVQGADLTQMLDKTAPRVTITHHPDVRRSLMTQKAYSEGLRALVAYTAKQQDEVMLHHAEHGAGDMADRLNDLLLPIVKGVGSERAWVLLGTESLQTFGGSGFLQDYPLEQYVRDAKIDTLYEGTTAIQGMDFFFRKMVRDQFQAVTQLAANITETVKNTGAGDQLAESRQLLAKALEDVQGMIGVMGGWLMKSQENPNELYRVGLNTTRLLMACGDLVIGWLLLKQADVATEALAAGASERDKPFYNGKLAIAKWFAANRLPLLTAELAVAEATTLDVMELPEEDF is encoded by the coding sequence ATGGGCCATTACAAGAGCAACCTCCGCGACATCGAGTTCAACCTGTTCGAGGTCTTCGGCGCAGCTGACCGCCTGGGCAAGGGCCCGTTCGCCGAGATGGACGTTGACAGCGCACGCGATCTGCTCCGCGAGTCCGAGAAGCTGGCGTCCGGCCCGATCGCTGACTCCTTCGTGGCCTCTGATCGCGAGCCTCCCGTGTACGACCCGGCCGAGTGCACCGTCACCATGAACGATGAGTTCAAGAAGTCCTTCCAGACTCTGTGGGACGCAGGCTACTGGAGCGCCGCACTCCCCGAAAGCCTCGGCGGCATCGGTGCACCCCCCAGCCTCAACTGGGCGATGGCGGAGATGTTCCTCGGCGCCAACCCTGCGCTCTACATGTCGCTGGCTGGCCCCGGCTTCGCGGCGATTCTGGATGCCCTTGGCACCGACGAGCAGCAGCACTGGGCCCAGATCATGATCGAGCGCCAGTGGGGCGCCACCATGGTTCTGACCGAGCCCGACGCCGGTTCTGACGTTGGCGCTGGCCGCGCGAAGGCCGTTCAGCAGGAAGACGGCACGTGGCACATCGAAGGCGTCAAGCGCTTCATCACCGGTGGCGAGAACGACTTCAACGAGAACATCATTCACCTGACCCTCGCCCGGCCAGAGGGTGCCACCGTGGGCACCAAGGGTCTGAGCCTGTTCGTCGTGCCGAAGTTCCACTTCGACACCAAGACGGGCGAGATCGGCGAGCGCAACGGCGTCTACACGACCAACATCGAAAAGAAGATGGGCATCAAGTCCTCCAGCACCTGCGAGCTGACCTACGGCGAAAAGCAGCCAGCCGTCGGCTATCTGGTCGGCGACGTCCACGACGGCATCGCGCAGATGTTCAAGGTCATTGAGTACGCGCGCATGCTGGTCGGCACGAAGGCAATCGCGACGCTGTCGACTGGTTACCTCAACGCGCTGGACTACGCAAAGAACCGCGTCCAGGGTGCTGACCTGACCCAGATGCTGGACAAGACCGCTCCCCGCGTGACCATTACCCATCACCCGGACGTGCGTCGCTCGCTGATGACTCAAAAGGCCTACTCAGAGGGCCTGCGTGCCTTGGTTGCCTACACCGCCAAGCAGCAGGACGAGGTCATGCTGCACCACGCCGAGCACGGCGCTGGCGACATGGCCGACCGCCTCAACGATCTGCTGTTGCCCATCGTCAAGGGTGTCGGTTCGGAGCGCGCTTGGGTCCTGCTGGGAACCGAGTCACTGCAGACGTTCGGAGGCTCGGGCTTCCTGCAGGACTACCCGCTTGAGCAGTACGTGCGTGACGCAAAGATCGACACGCTCTACGAAGGCACCACTGCCATCCAGGGCATGGACTTCTTCTTCCGGAAGATGGTCCGCGATCAGTTCCAGGCCGTCACGCAGCTGGCCGCGAACATCACCGAGACCGTCAAGAACACCGGTGCCGGCGATCAACTCGCAGAGTCCCGCCAACTGCTCGCCAAGGCGCTTGAAGACGTCCAGGGCATGATCGGCGTGATGGGCGGCTGGCTGATGAAGAGCCAGGAAAACCCGAACGAGTTGTACCGGGTCGGCCTCAACACCACCCGCCTGCTGATGGCCTGCGGCGACTTGGTTATCGGTTGGCTGCTGCTCAAGCAGGCTGACGTTGCCACTGAGGCGCTGGCTGCTGGTGCGAGCGAGCGGGACAAGCCGTTCTACAACGGCAAGCTCGCCATCGCCAAGTGGTTCGCCGCCAACCGGCTACCACTGCTGACCGCCGAGCTCGCCGTCGCGGAGGCGACCACGCTCGACGTGATGGAGCTGCCGGAAGAGGACTTCTAG
- a CDS encoding copper resistance protein CopC — MKKLLSAGAAATLSLVALFAFPAAVQAHDELQSTVPANNAVLTQAPKQLVLTFEAAPLKDTTKIAAASTTGTDVNLPEPTASGATVTVAWPASTPAGEYVVSWRNVGADGHPLSGQFGFGYAEPTGAASPSPTPTVTTSPAADTTSASNSNSSWLLPTLGGVLIVLVIIVGLAIRRNISKDSD; from the coding sequence GTGAAGAAACTGCTCAGCGCCGGGGCTGCCGCGACACTGTCGCTGGTGGCCCTGTTCGCATTCCCGGCCGCGGTCCAAGCCCACGACGAACTTCAGTCGACGGTGCCAGCGAACAACGCAGTCCTCACCCAAGCGCCGAAGCAGTTGGTATTGACTTTTGAGGCGGCACCGCTCAAAGACACCACCAAGATCGCGGCGGCGTCCACGACCGGAACGGACGTCAACCTGCCGGAACCCACAGCGTCTGGCGCGACGGTTACGGTCGCCTGGCCAGCGAGCACCCCGGCGGGTGAGTACGTCGTCTCGTGGCGCAACGTCGGTGCCGATGGTCATCCACTGAGTGGACAATTCGGCTTCGGCTACGCGGAACCCACCGGTGCGGCAAGTCCTAGCCCGACCCCAACCGTGACCACCAGTCCTGCGGCTGACACCACGTCGGCCTCGAACAGCAATAGCTCCTGGCTGCTGCCCACCCTCGGCGGGGTTCTCATCGTCTTGGTGATCATCGTTGGGCTCGCGATTCGCCGCAACATCAGCAAAGACTCCGACTAA